TATGATCGCGTCATGATCTATGAATTCGACAGTCAATGGAACGGCAAAGTCATCGCTGAGTCCAAAAATGAAGGGCTGGAGCCGTTTCTTGGTCATCATTATCCCGCTTCCGACATTCCGAAGCAGGCGCGTGCGCTGTACCTGCGCAACTGGCTGCGACTGATTGTCGATGTGAATTATGAGCCTGTGGAAATTGTTCCAACAACTCAGCCGCTGACTGGCAAGCCGCTCAATCTCAGCCTGTCAGTACTACGCAGTGTATCCCCGCTGCATATTGAATACTTGCACAATATGGGTGTCGGTGCGACGATGACCATTTCGCTGATTCATGACAATCAGCTATGGGGTCTAATCACCTGCCATCATTATTCGGCTAAATATATTTCGCATCGCAAGCGCAATCTGTGCAATTTCCTCGGTTCGTTCTTCTCCAGTGAGCTGTATCAGCGGCAACAGCTGGACGATTATGAATCCGAGTTACAGCTGCGTAAAACGGCGCTGCGCATTGCTGGCTTTTTTACCGGCAATTCAAGCTCGGTTCGTGTATCAGAGCAGCTGCATGACGAGGAAAATACATTGCTGGCACTGATGAGCGCTTCCGGCGCGGCGATCAGTTATCAGGATAAGCTGCTCACATTTGGGAATACACCGACTCCACAGCAGATTCGGGAGCTTGCTGGTTGGATGGGCGGGCGTTCGCGCGAATATATCTATGCGACTTCGCGCTTGAGTCTGGAATATGAGCCTGCCAAAGCATACAAAGCCAAAGCGTCTGGTGCGCTGTATCTGGCTATTTCGCCGGGACAGCAAAATTACATCATCTGGTTCCGTCCTGAGGTACTACAAATTGTAGATTGGGCGGGTGATCCTGCCAAAGCGGTCATTCAGGAGAACGATGGTATTCGTCTGTCTCCTCGTAAATCGTTTGAAAAATGGCGGCAGGTTGTGCAATCGACCTCATTCCCGTGGCAACCCAAAGAGCTGAATATTTTACCAGAGCTAAAAGCGATTGTTCATCGACAAACGGAAAATCAGCTACGACAGGTAGAAGAACAGGCATTACAGGATGCCCGTACCCTGCGTCGGAATGAGCAGCGCTACTTACAGCTGATGGAAATGTCACCCGTCGCTTTCTTCACCCTGACGGAACGGCGAATCATTTACTCCAATCATGAAGCAGCCGCCATACTTGGTCTGGACAACAGTGAGGATTTGCTCGGTCTGGATTTCCTACAATTTGTACAGGATGAATCCAAGGATGAGATGATTCAGTATTTGGAGCAGCTGGAACAGAATCTGATCCATATGATCACCAACAATAGCTTTTTCCAAAACCGGAACGGCGATTCGTTGAAGCTGGAATTGACGCTCGCTTCAATTAGCTATGGTGGTAAGCCGTCTGTCATGATCATTGCGCGAGAATCGACTCCAGACACCGGTCTCGAAGAGGCGTACAATGTCATGAGTGATCAGCTACAAAGCTATATGACCACCGATCCGCTGACGGATATGCCTAACCGCGTATCATTTGAGAAAAAGCTGATGGAGGACTGGTATACTGCCATTCAGCAGGAGGAGCTGATGTCACTGCTGCTCGTCGATATTGACGATTTGCGTGAATATAATGCGATCCACGGTCTCAACGGCGGCGATCTGTGCGTACAATGGGTCGCGGACGTACTGAATGTAATCGCAGGTCGCGCCGAAGCGGATATTGCTCGGTTTAGCGGCGGTACCTTTATGATCAATCTGCGCGGCAGCAGTAAGGATGATGTGGTACAGCTTGCTGAAGATACTCGCAGCAGTGTACTTGCCCTACAAATCCCTGCCAATATGGCGGAAACCGGCGACTTTATTACGGTCAGTGTCGGTGGAGTTATGATGCAGCCAGATCCACTCATTCACCCAACAGACCTCATTTTGCGTGCGGAAGAAGCATTGATGCAGGCGAAGAATTTAGGCAAAAATCAGGTTGCCTTTTTGTAAGGAAATGAGAGTAGATCCGTCATAGATCGAAAGGAATAGGAAGAATACAAGAAAACAGCCCGCATCGCCGGAGCCATCGCAACGAGATTGTACAGATGGTAAAGGTGGATGACGGGCTGTTTTCGGTTGATGGATCAAAAAGGCAATGAGTCGGCGGTGCAGAAGGAGAATACAGATATTTATCAAAAAAATATAGCGGCGTTGGAAGCATCTGACGTTGCGCTTTGTAAAACTTTGTTAGACGCATTTCCAACATCATCCCTTTCCTCATCAAGTGAATATTATGACGTATCCATTATGTAGGTGCAGATATAAAGGAACGAATCAGAGCTTTTTATGGCACATGACACTTCAACAGATTGCTGTATAATAAGCTAGGCTACCGTTAAACAACCTACATATCGCTGCCAAATCTCACGGTATCCGACGCCATACGGTTAGGAGACATTATGTGGTGATGCGGTATAGCAACACGACTATTTTATTCCTCAAGGAGGGTTATATGTCCCAGCAACCACCAAAAGAATCTCTGCTACAACTGATCAAAAAAGGAAATACCTCATCCGCGGTTGCCATGATCGGCAATGCAGTTATTGCCATCTGCAAAGGCGTTGCGTTTGCCTTTAGTGGCAGCGGCGCAATATTCGCGTCAGCGATGCACTCATTAGCAGACGCGGTCAATCAGGGCTTTGTCTTTGTTGGCAGTGTCTTGTCCGAAAAGAAGCCAACCCCCCGCTTTCCCAACGGCTTCGGACGGGTTATTAATATTTTCTGCATGATTGCGGTCATTGTCGTCACGATTATGGCGTACGAAACGATCCACGAAGGTATTCATCTGCTTCAACATCCCGCAGCGAGCGGTAGTGGTGTATGGCTGAACATTGTTGTGCTGATCATTAATATTCTGGTGGATGGACTTATTCTGATCAAAGCAATGAAGGAGATTATTCACGAGTCGCGCGCACCGGAAGCGCACGGCTTTGGTATTGTAAGCAGTGCGTTCCGCAATGTCGGACGCGCAGCACCTCCGACACGTCTTGTCTTTTACGAGGATATTGTGGCGGTACTAGGCGCAACACTGGCGCTCATATCAGTCATTGTCATTGCATTGACCAACTTTGCACTGTTAGACGGTATCGTCACGCTGATGATTGGCTGTCTGATGATCGCTGTTGCCTTCCGAGTCGGTTATGACAATATGATTGGCTTAATCGGTGTCTCTGCGCCAAAGGATGTAGAGGATAAAGTGACACAGACGATCTTTGCCGATGAACAGGTCGCGGATATTCAAATGCTGCGTATCGTCCAAGAAGGTCGGTATTATCATGTAGATGGTGTGATTGAGCTGAAGCAGGGCTTAACACTAGCAGATGCGGATGATATCAAATTGCGCGTACAGCAAGCGCTGCTCACCAATCCTGATATTGCTGACGCAGCGCTCAGCATCATCGAGGATGATCGGGTTCAAACATGGAAAGACAGTGATGCCGATCTGGATCGCGTATAATCGCTTGGATGTCCGTTTGATTTTGCAATACAATAAGCCTGTGCAGATTTCTTCTTCTGCACAGGCTTATTGTATTGCAGGTACACATTTAGCTAGGAAAAGAGGACATCCTCAAGCGCGATAATACGTGCCGACTACTTTCAGTTCTGCCGATTTGACGATGCGAAACGGGTAAATATATCCGTGCCGGATTTTTCTTTTCCCTTTCCCCCAGATGTCGGTACCGCTAGTAAATCGATATGCCTGATCAATAAATTTGGAGCAATAGTTGCTGGCGACATCATCCATCCCCGTCTGTAAACGATACGCCTTGACCTGTTGGTAATGCTGCTCTGCCCACTCTGCTGCCTGCACACCTACGCCTTCACGACGCGCACGGAAGACGACAAAGCGATCGCCAATATAAAAGCGTTTGACATACCATTCCACCGTATCCGAGAATACGGGACCAAATGGATGCACATGATATACACGCCCATCTGTACCGAGAATGCCCATATGCCCAGCATAATACGTCGATTCCGAACTAGGCGTATACAGAATATCGCCCGGTTCCAGTGGAATCTCACGGATTCGTGAGACGGGTAGATCACTCTCCTGACGACGCGCTGCTGCACGCTTGCGCGGAGCCTCCACCAATGCGCGGTGAAACACACCACCTACTGCCAAATACACCTCTGCCCATTTGATGCTATGATCCTGATCGCGATCCAGCCATTTGCTAATAAATGACCGAATACGTTGTATTCGTTTCCCCATGCTGCACCTCTACTCTTATCCAAACTTACTCTGCATTCTATTACCCATTATTCGCATGTCGCCTGTACTTTATCCTAGGGCTGGGCTATGCTGGATAGTAATCTTATTTTGATACATAGACAGTATCCAAATCAATCTTGGAAGGAGCAGGAAATGATGTATATTATGGATCTACATTGCGATGCGTTATATAAGCTGGCGGAAGCGCAGGGCAAGCTTAGCTACAGCGATGCGCCAGAGCTGGAAACGAATGCCGCTCGGCTACAGGAGGGACAGGTGCGCATGCAGGGCTTTGCTATTTTCGTAGACCCCGCCCTACCTGATCCGCTGCGGTTCCAAAATTGTCTGGATCAGGTGCACTACTTTTACGAGGAAGTGCTGGATAAGCATCCGCAGATGGTACATATTACACAATGGCAGCAGATTGCCCAGTTGCAGCCCGGACAGATCGGTGCATTGCTGACACTAGAAGGCGTCGATCCCATCGGCAATGATCTGAAAAAGATGAACATTCTGTATCGACTTGGTGTGCGTTCGGTGGGATTGACATGGAACTTTGCCAATCTAGCGGCAGACGGAGCGTTAGAGGAGCGCGGAGCAGGTCTAACAGCGTTTGGACATGAGCTGGTGCAATTCTATAACAAGCATCAGATATTGACGGATGTTAGCCATCTATGTGAGCGCTCGTTCTGGGATGTGTTGGAGGTGGCGGATTATCCGTTTGCTTCACACTCCAATGCACGTGCCATTTTGGATCATCCACGCAATCTGACAGATGAGCAGGCAACAGCGATGTTTAAACGGAATGCGATGATTCATGTGGTGTATTGTCCGTATTTTATCAAAGAAGGCGAGCAGGTCACTGTGACAGATCTGCTGCGGCATATCGATCACTTCTGCTCCTTGGGCGGTGTAAAGCATATTGGGCTAGGGTCAGACTTTGATGGAATTAGCGAGCATGTACAGGGTCTGGAACATGCGGGCAAATCGCAACATGTGATCAATGAGCTGCTCAAGCATTACAGCGAGGAGCAAGTACGCGGGTTTGCGCATGAGAATTTTATTCAGCATTTGCCTAAGTGAACATTTGCCTAAGTCAAAGGAAGAGGGTATCAGTCTGATTGATCATCTGAATGTTCCCAATGCTTGAACTGTCCGCCTCTATGTATTACATCTTCATTGGGAAACAATTGCGTCCATTGCCCGACGCCACGATCGGTGTAGGTATAGATTCGATTAGGCTCGTCACGAAAAACGACATACATGGGAAACGTAGGGAGCTTGCTGATTTTGGTGTCGATACTATAAATATCGGCTGCGGTATAATGCTGGTCATGGATAAGATAATTCATCAGGTCTTGCTTTAGATGCTTGATTTTGATAGTTATACTTATCACGATTAGGGTTGCGATGCCTGTTAGCAGGAGTAGTGTCCACCAGCGCTTTTTCATCCTTCTCCTCCTCTATATGATCACGGATCACTATTGCTGGAATTGCATTCCATGTCTATTTTGCAAATGGCATGTCTAGCATCAAACAGCATACATTTCATTATGTACACCTCAACCGGACTACAGATTGACGCAGCCCGGTTGAGGTAGTTGGTGTTGCATTTTATTTTTTAGGTTGAACTATCTCATACTACTGTGTAGCAAATACCTGCTATTACGCACCAAATTGAGCAGCATGCAGACGGGCATATGCGCCGCCAGCTTGGATCAGCTCATCGTGTGCGCCTTGCTCGGCGATGCCTTCTTTGGTCACAACGATGATACGGTCAGCGTTTTTGATTGTTGCCAGACGGTGAGCGATAATCAGCGTTGTGCGACCGACGGACAGCTCGTTCAGCGATTGCTGGATTGCTGCTTCCGTTTCGGTATCCAACGCCGATGTAGCTTCGTCCAAAATGAGGATCGGCGGATTTTTCAGGAACATGCGGGCGATCGACAGACGCTGCTTTTGTCCACCAGACAGTTTCACACCGCGCTCTCCGATGATTGTATCCATGCCTTCTGGATACGATTGGATCAATGTCTCCAATTGAGCACGACGCGCTGCCTGCCAAATCTCCTCATCGGTCGCATCCAGCTTGCCGTAGGCGATATTGTCGCGGATGGTACCATCGAACAGGAACACATCCTGTTGTACGATACCAATCTGGGTACGTAGCGATGAAATGGTCATCTGTTGGATATTGAGACCATCAATCGAAATTTCGCCTTCACGAATATCGTAGAAGCGCGGTAGCAAACTGCATAGCGTCGTTTTCCCAGCGCCGGATGGACCGACCAGTGCTACCGTTTCGCCTTCGCGAATATCCAGATTAATATTGGTCAAAATATCATCCTTGCCCTCGTAACCGAAGCTCACACCACGATAGCTAATCTGTCCGCGCAGTGGCGGCGCAGGCTGAGCACCCGGCAGATCGTGAATCTCGGTATCGGTTTGCAGCAATTCCTCGTAACGACGGAACCCTGCGATTCCTTTCGGATACGTCTCAATTACCGAGTTCAGTTGCTTGATCGGTGTCAGGAACACATTGGATAGTAGGACGAAGGCAACAAAGTCACCGTATGTCATGCCGCGCTCCAATACGAACCATGTCCCACACACCAACACAAACAACGATACAAATTTCATCAAAATATAACTGATCGACGAGTTCCATGCCATAATACGGTACGCAATCAGCTTCGTGCGACGGAAGCTACCATTGTCTACAGCAAATTGAGCGATCTCATGATCTTCGTTAGCAAATGCCTGTACCACACGCATACCGCTCACGTTATTCTCGACGCGCGCATTGAAGTTAGCAATATCGCCAAACATTTTGCTGAAGGCGCGCGACATTTTACGACCGAAAAAGATCGACAGATAGATCATAAGCGGAATGACGATAAAGGTCAGAATCGCCAGCTCCAGATTCAGACTCGCCATCAACGCAAATGCCCCGATCAGCGTCATCACCGCGATGAACAGATCCTCTGGTCCGTGGTGGGCAATCTCCCCAATATCCATCAGATCGCTAGTCATACGCGATACGAGATGCCCTGTCTTTGCATTATCGAAAAAGCGGAACGGCAATCGCTGAATGTGATCAAACAGCTTTTTCCGCATATCCGTCTCGATGTTAATTCCAAGCTTGTGACCCCAGTATGTAACAATGTATTGCAAAATTGAACTCACGAGGAAGATGCCGAGCAATCCAGCACACGCCCACAAAATAACCTGCCAATTGCCACTCGGCAGCAAATCATCAATGACCCGCTGTACAGCAATCGGAAAAGCCAGCTCCAACAGCCCTGCGATGACTGCACAGCCAAAGTCGATCATAAACAAACCACGATACGGTTTGTAATAAGCGAAAAAACGACGCAGCATATAACCCCTCCCTTTTCTGGCATTTACCAGGAACATCATAACACAGCACAGCGCCGTACGAACGACAACAAATGCCGTACATACAGCGCTGGGCTGCACTGAACATCAATTATAGCACTACCATCCACAATTGAGAACAGTTATCAATTACTTTTTTACATAAATGCGCGGATAAAATAGAGTACAGGTACCGCTACGACATAAAACATGGCGAATTGCAGCCTTTGTGAGCGCGGCATCGTTAATAATCCAATCACAATCCCCGCCGTCAATAGTACCATCCCGATCAGTACTGCTGCCCGTGTCTGAAATAAAATGTATACCACCATTGCAGCCAGTACGAGCAGCCAGCTTGCCCATTTATACATCGTGTTGTTCATGATCGTCATCTTCCGCACCTCATCTCGATAGAATGATTCCCTCTGCTGAGTGGCTACCTTCGCTTATCCGGCTATAGGAACGGAATCGTCAAGCAGGTGACGTCGTTGTTTGTAAAATAAGATCAGCGCTATGTTAAGCCAGTCAGTATAGTATGTATTTCAACCAATTCAGGCAGCTTCTATCAAAAAATGTACATATTCGATATATTTTTTTGTAGTGAATTGAACTTTTTAAAGAAATCGAGCCAATATCAGGTATAAAGCACGATCGGAGGTGAACAGAAATGGAACAACAGCATTTACAAACATGCCTGACACGAATGAAGCAAGGCGATAAAGAAGCGTTTCGCCAGTGGTACAACGAATACGGAGCGTACATATATCGAACGATTCGATTGTTGGTGAATCGACCGGAGGATGCGGCAGATGTGGCAAGTGAGGTCTATATGGCGGTATTCCGTTCTCTGCATCAATACGATATGAACAAGCCTTTTATCAAATGGTTAAATGGAATCATCGTGGCGCAGTCGTCCAATTGGAAGCGCCGTTTGTGGCGAAGATTCCGATTGAATCAACGGCATCAGGAGCAGCATAGCCTAGTACCCCATCAATCTCCAAGCGCTGAGGACACATCCGAGCAACGCGAACGATACGATGAATTATTACGCCTTGTTGAACAATTGCCGTTCAAAGCACGCAGTGTTATTATCTTGCGCTATTATCATGAATACTCGTTTCAAGAAATTGCCGATACCTTGGGTATTCCACTCGGCACTGCCAAATCTAGACACCATCATGCGCTGGAGCGTTTACGCCAACAGCATCAACAAGGGGAACAGCTATCCTTTTACAGTGAACAGAAAGGAGAATCCTTATGAGACGAACAAATACATCTTCAACCGAATGGGAGAAAAAGTTAACTCTCGCATTACAGCACAAAGCCGCTCATATCGCCGTACCGAATGAGCTGACTACACAAGTGGAGCATCTTTTTGAAAAGCATGTTGCATGTATAGATGAACCGACACAACAAAACCTGCATACCGTATCCACCTCTACCTCTGATCGCCAGCGTACGGTGTATCGGGTGATGCAGCGGGTCAAACATCACTTTCGGTGGCGTGCAGCCGCTGTATTACTAACCATGATGATCGTACTCAGTGGCGGCGCCTATGCGTCCAATATGGTCTACTCCATCATGTCCGGTCAGATGATGATTACGTTGAATAGTCAAACTAGCCACAGTATAACATCGGAACAGACTCTCCAATATCGCAACATGACTACTACCATACTGGCACAACTCCAACCCGGTCAGCGTGCGTATGTATATAGCAACCTGCTTCCACAGTTAGGATTTGACTCTGTCGTTATACTGACCAAGCCTAACGAGTACGATTCGATTGCTCATTTGCAACAGGCTTTACAGCCAACAGCATCTGGATTTCCGAAGCCGCAGTATATACCATCTCAGTATCAATTTGCATATGGAACAGATACGAGCTGGATTGAAAATAATAGCCTCTATGGCGGCGAATCCAAAATACGTTTAGTTCGCGGTTTGCTACAAAATAAACTTACACATCCGACTGCAAACTATGCTTGGATGCCCGTACCACCTGCCGATGCAGAGACGATCACCCAACCCGACCTGTTACCCAGATTGATCTATACTTCTTCCAACGGACATACGCTTAGTATGTCGTTTAGCAAGCTGGATCAAGTAGCCCATGATACACTCGATTTGAATATGCCGCAGCAGGCTAACACCTCTATCGTTCCATCCAGTAAAGGCAAAATGATCTATACGTCTACCGACCATTCGTATATGGAAGGTATAGCTCAATCGGGATGGTCTACCATTCAGACGCTAAATTGGAGTGAGCATAGCACAAAACATGATACCTCGTGGTTGATCAGCCTATCCAGCGATGATCCTGCTCTATCCCAAGCAGACATGATTCGAATCGCTGAACAAATACAATAGCAGTATAAAAAGCAGGTCCCGCCGAATACGATGGGACCTGCTCTTGTTCGATGAGAACTTATTGCTCAGACGGATATTTCAATCCCCACTGACTGCGCACTTCGTCCAGTATGCGCATGATCGACAACGATTCTTCCAGCGGCATAATATCACTTTCCAGCTGACCTTCCAAAATGAGACGACCCGCTTCCTCTGCTTCAAAGGCATAGCCTTCACATTCGCGTTCATCGTTCATATGTTCTACTTCTTCGCCGTTTATATACAAGTATGCTTCGCGGCTGAAGAGGAATTGCGGGATGCGGATATAGCCTTCCGTACCGTGAATATACGCTTCATTCGGGAATAGAAAAT
The window above is part of the Paenibacillus sp. JQZ6Y-1 genome. Proteins encoded here:
- a CDS encoding diguanylate cyclase domain-containing protein, whose protein sequence is MSDASNKNDQPLNRTLLTDGNYVTKEPIDLTNCDKEPIHIPGRIQPHGILLAVTKDSEHQIVQCSANTKDLLGRTPDELIGQPLEAIIGEEQLFALLRGDLRAEATSDLQYIEIEVEVGDAMVDFYVVLHESEGLIIIEMEYPAEDEAISSNEFQWIQSFFGRIKQTSNRVEASQAAAEQIQEMLGYDRVMIYEFDSQWNGKVIAESKNEGLEPFLGHHYPASDIPKQARALYLRNWLRLIVDVNYEPVEIVPTTQPLTGKPLNLSLSVLRSVSPLHIEYLHNMGVGATMTISLIHDNQLWGLITCHHYSAKYISHRKRNLCNFLGSFFSSELYQRQQLDDYESELQLRKTALRIAGFFTGNSSSVRVSEQLHDEENTLLALMSASGAAISYQDKLLTFGNTPTPQQIRELAGWMGGRSREYIYATSRLSLEYEPAKAYKAKASGALYLAISPGQQNYIIWFRPEVLQIVDWAGDPAKAVIQENDGIRLSPRKSFEKWRQVVQSTSFPWQPKELNILPELKAIVHRQTENQLRQVEEQALQDARTLRRNEQRYLQLMEMSPVAFFTLTERRIIYSNHEAAAILGLDNSEDLLGLDFLQFVQDESKDEMIQYLEQLEQNLIHMITNNSFFQNRNGDSLKLELTLASISYGGKPSVMIIARESTPDTGLEEAYNVMSDQLQSYMTTDPLTDMPNRVSFEKKLMEDWYTAIQQEELMSLLLVDIDDLREYNAIHGLNGGDLCVQWVADVLNVIAGRAEADIARFSGGTFMINLRGSSKDDVVQLAEDTRSSVLALQIPANMAETGDFITVSVGGVMMQPDPLIHPTDLILRAEEALMQAKNLGKNQVAFL
- a CDS encoding cation diffusion facilitator family transporter, with product MSQQPPKESLLQLIKKGNTSSAVAMIGNAVIAICKGVAFAFSGSGAIFASAMHSLADAVNQGFVFVGSVLSEKKPTPRFPNGFGRVINIFCMIAVIVVTIMAYETIHEGIHLLQHPAASGSGVWLNIVVLIINILVDGLILIKAMKEIIHESRAPEAHGFGIVSSAFRNVGRAAPPTRLVFYEDIVAVLGATLALISVIVIALTNFALLDGIVTLMIGCLMIAVAFRVGYDNMIGLIGVSAPKDVEDKVTQTIFADEQVADIQMLRIVQEGRYYHVDGVIELKQGLTLADADDIKLRVQQALLTNPDIADAALSIIEDDRVQTWKDSDADLDRV
- a CDS encoding dipeptidase gives rise to the protein MYIMDLHCDALYKLAEAQGKLSYSDAPELETNAARLQEGQVRMQGFAIFVDPALPDPLRFQNCLDQVHYFYEEVLDKHPQMVHITQWQQIAQLQPGQIGALLTLEGVDPIGNDLKKMNILYRLGVRSVGLTWNFANLAADGALEERGAGLTAFGHELVQFYNKHQILTDVSHLCERSFWDVLEVADYPFASHSNARAILDHPRNLTDEQATAMFKRNAMIHVVYCPYFIKEGEQVTVTDLLRHIDHFCSLGGVKHIGLGSDFDGISEHVQGLEHAGKSQHVINELLKHYSEEQVRGFAHENFIQHLPK
- a CDS encoding DUF3139 domain-containing protein, with protein sequence MKKRWWTLLLLTGIATLIVISITIKIKHLKQDLMNYLIHDQHYTAADIYSIDTKISKLPTFPMYVVFRDEPNRIYTYTDRGVGQWTQLFPNEDVIHRGGQFKHWEHSDDQSD
- a CDS encoding ABC transporter ATP-binding protein, which gives rise to MLRRFFAYYKPYRGLFMIDFGCAVIAGLLELAFPIAVQRVIDDLLPSGNWQVILWACAGLLGIFLVSSILQYIVTYWGHKLGINIETDMRKKLFDHIQRLPFRFFDNAKTGHLVSRMTSDLMDIGEIAHHGPEDLFIAVMTLIGAFALMASLNLELAILTFIVIPLMIYLSIFFGRKMSRAFSKMFGDIANFNARVENNVSGMRVVQAFANEDHEIAQFAVDNGSFRRTKLIAYRIMAWNSSISYILMKFVSLFVLVCGTWFVLERGMTYGDFVAFVLLSNVFLTPIKQLNSVIETYPKGIAGFRRYEELLQTDTEIHDLPGAQPAPPLRGQISYRGVSFGYEGKDDILTNINLDIREGETVALVGPSGAGKTTLCSLLPRFYDIREGEISIDGLNIQQMTISSLRTQIGIVQQDVFLFDGTIRDNIAYGKLDATDEEIWQAARRAQLETLIQSYPEGMDTIIGERGVKLSGGQKQRLSIARMFLKNPPILILDEATSALDTETEAAIQQSLNELSVGRTTLIIAHRLATIKNADRIIVVTKEGIAEQGAHDELIQAGGAYARLHAAQFGA
- a CDS encoding sigma-70 family RNA polymerase sigma factor, whose product is MEQQHLQTCLTRMKQGDKEAFRQWYNEYGAYIYRTIRLLVNRPEDAADVASEVYMAVFRSLHQYDMNKPFIKWLNGIIVAQSSNWKRRLWRRFRLNQRHQEQHSLVPHQSPSAEDTSEQRERYDELLRLVEQLPFKARSVIILRYYHEYSFQEIADTLGIPLGTAKSRHHHALERLRQQHQQGEQLSFYSEQKGESL